A genome region from Calliopsis andreniformis isolate RMS-2024a chromosome 2, iyCalAndr_principal, whole genome shotgun sequence includes the following:
- the LOC143188264 gene encoding uncharacterized protein LOC143188264, whose product MPHNGGEKVSPFFRDSLTRPLQKESGLFAVRNRLDLCICECLSTRLPRSKHAFLRVSRNRCIYYILYRMFHKRGIFFGGWILERQGKMFVCMYVWKCLVF is encoded by the coding sequence ATGCCACATAACGGGGGAGAAAAAGTTTCGCCTTTCTTTCGTGACTCTTTAACGCGACCACTACAGAAGGAAAGTGGACTCTTTGCTGTGCGGAATAGACTCGACCTGTGCATATGCGAATGTCTTTCGACGCGCCTGCCGCGTTCTAAGCATGCTTTTCTGCGCGTGAGTCGCAATCGTTGTATATACTATatattatacaggatgtttcataaAAGGGGGATATTTTTTGGAGGGTGGATTCTAGAAAGGCAAGGAAAAATGTTTGTGTGCATGTATGTCTGGAAATGCTTAGTTTTCTAA